In Methanobacterium sp., one genomic interval encodes:
- a CDS encoding ABC transporter permease encodes MVETKKIMWMLKKDLIVLWRHKPRLFSIILFPILMIALFGYGMGGSIENIPVVIVKQSDGPVTDATLNAIKGTSFYNVKDIINDPQRGKEMVESGQVKAAILLPPDYENLNSSNAKSVVVYVDSSDQMATQALIPATQGLFSEISAQIGIQKLEAMNNQSTAVQVQSQGVQTTSALAGVNYQNIMNSINFQINKIYGDIKYIDFLVPAVLAMTIMMGAMFSMGEALAGERERGELARLFMTPTSVATVVGGKIISKLTIETARAIVLIFAAIVLFGITINGSMLLTILLLVLTALCFVGFGIMVSARVSTQEDYTQMVMPFTMPMMFVSGVFYPLETMPWIFQKIAYVVPLTYANDALRGVMLKGATLGDIWIDIAVLAGFTLLFFAMGVTRFNRDI; translated from the coding sequence ATGGTTGAAACTAAAAAAATCATGTGGATGCTTAAAAAAGACCTTATAGTTCTATGGAGGCATAAACCACGTTTGTTTTCCATTATTCTCTTTCCCATACTTATGATCGCCCTTTTCGGTTACGGTATGGGAGGATCCATTGAAAATATTCCTGTGGTGATAGTGAAACAGAGCGATGGTCCTGTAACCGATGCTACCCTCAATGCCATTAAAGGGACGTCCTTTTACAATGTGAAGGATATCATAAATGACCCTCAAAGGGGAAAAGAAATGGTAGAATCCGGTCAGGTTAAAGCAGCCATATTACTACCCCCTGATTATGAAAATTTAAACAGTTCCAATGCCAAATCCGTGGTGGTATACGTGGACTCTTCGGATCAGATGGCCACCCAGGCACTGATACCAGCGACACAGGGCCTTTTCAGCGAGATATCTGCCCAGATAGGGATTCAAAAATTGGAAGCAATGAATAATCAGTCCACAGCCGTTCAAGTACAGTCACAGGGCGTTCAAACCACATCGGCACTGGCTGGAGTTAACTATCAGAACATAATGAATTCCATAAACTTCCAGATCAACAAGATCTACGGTGACATCAAGTACATTGACTTCCTGGTTCCAGCAGTTCTGGCCATGACCATCATGATGGGAGCCATGTTCAGCATGGGAGAGGCCTTAGCTGGAGAACGAGAACGAGGAGAACTGGCCCGATTGTTCATGACCCCCACCAGTGTGGCCACTGTAGTGGGAGGTAAAATCATATCCAAACTAACCATAGAAACAGCAAGAGCTATAGTATTGATTTTTGCAGCAATAGTACTGTTTGGAATTACGATAAACGGTAGTATGTTACTTACCATACTTCTCCTGGTGCTTACTGCATTGTGCTTTGTAGGTTTCGGAATAATGGTTTCTGCCAGGGTCTCCACTCAGGAAGACTACACCCAGATGGTGATGCCCTTCACCATGCCCATGATGTTCGTTTCAGGAGTTTTCTACCCCCTGGAAACCATGCCATGGATATTCCAAAAAATAGCCTATGTGGTGCCTTTAACCTATGCTAACGATGCATTAAGAGGAGTTATGCTAAAAGGGGCAACTTTGGGTGATATTTGGATTGATATAGCCGTACTTGCAGGTTTCACCCTATTATTCTTCGCTATGGGTGTAACCAGATTTAACAGAGACATTTAA
- a CDS encoding PQQ-binding-like beta-propeller repeat protein gives MDIGKKQMLLGFMITCLLASPMGVATVAGADWSSFHENAQHTGFIDQAADFTPTVWYFNTQGAIKSSPAIMNKIIYFGSNDGHVYAVNMEDGTKLWDYKTDGAIISSPALVGDVLYVGSSDGYLYAQDTKNGDVKWKYKTGNAIESSPLVQGNRVYVGSDDGRVYAIDTNNGTKVWEYNTGSSVKSSPAISGSTLFVGSDDGKVYALNINTGNKTWEYTTGDKVESSPAVMNDMVYVGSDDGKVYALSTSDGTLKWNYDMGKAVASSPTVDTNDNSLFVGADNGKMMCLDTRTGVEKWNYTASGAVKTTAAITDNKIVFGSDGGTVYIVNKYNGNEEWSYNPGYGILNQPMQSSPATYGNMIYIGADDGSLYALNNDKKTAPMSVYVYYIGGGIVIIAALLFIGRTVRNRRKTKE, from the coding sequence ATGGATATTGGAAAAAAGCAGATGCTTCTCGGATTTATGATAACATGCCTTCTGGCATCGCCAATGGGCGTAGCGACGGTTGCAGGTGCAGATTGGAGTTCGTTCCATGAAAATGCCCAGCACACCGGTTTTATTGACCAGGCCGCAGATTTCACACCTACAGTATGGTATTTCAACACCCAGGGAGCTATAAAATCATCCCCGGCCATAATGAATAAAATAATCTACTTTGGTTCCAACGACGGCCATGTATATGCAGTTAACATGGAAGACGGCACCAAACTATGGGATTACAAAACTGACGGAGCAATAATATCATCCCCTGCCCTGGTTGGAGACGTTCTTTACGTAGGATCATCAGATGGATACCTTTACGCCCAAGACACCAAAAATGGTGATGTTAAGTGGAAATACAAAACCGGTAACGCTATAGAATCCTCACCACTGGTCCAGGGTAACCGGGTATATGTGGGTTCTGATGATGGCCGGGTTTATGCAATAGATACAAACAACGGAACCAAAGTATGGGAATACAACACAGGTAGCTCAGTCAAATCATCCCCAGCCATCTCTGGAAGTACACTGTTTGTTGGATCAGATGACGGGAAAGTATACGCTCTAAATATAAACACAGGGAATAAAACATGGGAATACACCACCGGAGATAAGGTAGAATCATCCCCTGCAGTGATGAACGATATGGTCTACGTTGGATCAGACGATGGGAAAGTATACGCTCTTAGTACCTCTGATGGAACACTCAAGTGGAACTACGATATGGGCAAAGCAGTTGCCTCATCACCAACTGTTGACACCAATGACAACAGCCTTTTTGTAGGGGCTGACAATGGTAAGATGATGTGTTTGGACACCCGAACCGGGGTGGAAAAATGGAATTACACCGCCAGTGGCGCGGTGAAGACCACAGCCGCCATCACCGATAACAAAATAGTATTTGGATCCGACGGAGGTACAGTTTACATAGTGAACAAGTACAACGGTAACGAAGAGTGGAGCTACAATCCTGGCTATGGTATCCTTAACCAGCCAATGCAGTCTTCTCCAGCAACCTACGGAAACATGATCTACATTGGGGCAGATGATGGATCCCTGTATGCCCTCAACAACGACAAAAAAACCGCGCCCATGTCAGTATACGTCTACTACATTGGTGGAGGCATTGTAATCATAGCCGCCCTTTTATTTATTGGTAGAACTGTACGTAACCGACGTAAAACTAAGGAATAA
- the albA gene encoding DNA-binding protein Alba, producing the protein MSEENVVYIGNKPVMNYVLAVVTQMNGGSNEVILKARGRAISRAVDVAEIVRNRFITDVDIGGIEICTEEIMNNEGTSTNVSAIEIQLAKDFSK; encoded by the coding sequence ATGTCAGAGGAAAATGTGGTGTACATTGGAAACAAACCGGTAATGAACTATGTATTAGCTGTAGTAACACAGATGAACGGCGGTAGCAACGAAGTAATACTCAAAGCCAGAGGACGAGCCATTTCCAGAGCCGTGGATGTTGCAGAGATAGTCAGAAACAGATTCATAACTGATGTGGATATTGGAGGTATTGAAATATGCACAGAAGAGATTATGAATAATGAGGGAACCTCCACCAATGTTTCGGCCATTGAAATACAGCTTGCAAAGGATTTCAGTAAATAG
- a CDS encoding response regulator translates to MANINILIVEDERITAEDMKKALISVGFNVPAIVSSGEEAIKASEELKVDLVLMDIKLEGEMDGIQAAEKIRSKLGIPIIYLTAYSDEKTVQRAKITEPSGFILKQPYGFLRKPFEESELNTAIEITLYRDRLEKRLRKHDKWLGAMLRSISDGVIATDSQGQVRFMNSMAEELTGWLEEDALGHDVRDVFKPMDYKFPQGENIPMTESRFKKAILPTKDGSKLTVDGSVTFIKDFEDNVDGLVVIFRAIDS, encoded by the coding sequence ATGGCCAATATAAATATCCTGATAGTGGAAGATGAGAGGATAACCGCTGAAGACATGAAAAAAGCATTAATTAGTGTTGGTTTTAATGTGCCTGCCATTGTATCTTCGGGTGAAGAGGCTATTAAAGCATCTGAAGAGTTAAAAGTTGATCTGGTCCTCATGGACATCAAACTGGAAGGTGAAATGGATGGTATCCAGGCTGCCGAGAAGATCCGTTCCAAACTGGGAATTCCCATAATTTACCTAACGGCTTATTCTGATGAAAAAACAGTTCAAAGGGCCAAAATAACCGAGCCTTCTGGATTTATTCTCAAACAACCCTACGGATTTTTACGCAAACCATTCGAAGAAAGTGAACTCAATACTGCCATTGAAATAACCCTGTATCGGGATAGGCTGGAAAAAAGACTCCGAAAACATGATAAATGGTTAGGAGCAATGCTGAGAAGCATCAGTGATGGAGTAATTGCCACGGATTCACAGGGCCAAGTGAGATTCATGAATTCAATGGCTGAAGAATTAACAGGCTGGCTGGAGGAAGATGCTTTGGGTCATGATGTGCGAGATGTATTCAAACCCATGGATTACAAATTCCCCCAGGGTGAGAACATCCCCATGACAGAATCTCGTTTCAAAAAAGCCATTCTCCCCACCAAAGATGGAAGTAAATTGACAGTTGATGGTAGTGTGACCTTCATTAAAGACTTTGAAGATAATGTAGACGGCCTGGTGGTAATATTCCGTGCAATTGACTCGTAA
- a CDS encoding response regulator: MASATILVVEDERITAEDIRAGLEFAGYKVPVICSTGEDAVHQAGRIEPDLVLMDIKLEGEMDGIEAAAQIRKLYDIPVIYLTAYSDEKTVERAKLTEPSGFLVKGQGMLSKPFDENELHAAIEITLYRHQMEKEHDQISSAMLLKTSEAVIATNSTGQIRFINTLAEKITGWTKDDALGKDLEEVFLPLAEINDESSLEDVLTSEGTPEITSRDGSRFAIQGTVTPIKDYKHKINGMVVSFQVQNDGEQYLKNSVN; this comes from the coding sequence ATGGCCAGTGCAACTATTCTGGTGGTGGAAGATGAAAGAATCACCGCTGAAGATATCCGGGCAGGACTGGAGTTTGCAGGTTACAAAGTACCAGTAATATGTTCTACAGGTGAAGATGCCGTTCACCAAGCTGGACGAATTGAACCAGATTTAGTCCTGATGGATATTAAATTAGAGGGTGAAATGGATGGTATTGAAGCAGCTGCCCAGATAAGAAAATTGTATGACATCCCGGTAATTTATTTAACAGCTTATTCTGATGAAAAAACGGTTGAAAGAGCAAAATTAACAGAACCATCTGGATTTTTGGTTAAAGGGCAGGGAATGTTAAGTAAACCATTTGATGAGAACGAACTCCATGCTGCTATAGAAATCACCTTATATCGCCATCAGATGGAAAAGGAACATGACCAGATTTCATCGGCCATGTTACTGAAAACCAGTGAAGCGGTGATTGCAACCAATTCCACTGGTCAGATCAGATTCATTAATACCCTGGCTGAGAAAATAACTGGCTGGACTAAAGATGATGCACTGGGTAAGGATTTAGAAGAAGTTTTTCTACCTCTCGCTGAAATAAATGACGAATCATCCCTGGAAGATGTCCTGACCAGTGAGGGAACACCAGAAATAACTTCACGTGATGGGTCACGTTTCGCTATTCAGGGCACTGTAACTCCTATAAAAGATTACAAACACAAAATAAATGGTATGGTGGTGTCTTTTCAAGTTCAAAACGATGGTGAACAATATTTAAAAAACAGTGTTAATTGA
- a CDS encoding 2-isopropylmalate synthase: protein MYIDKVKKEMKIPEKVRIFDTTLRDGEQTPGVAITPDEKIRIAKRLDRLGVDVIEVGFPASSLGEQKAAREIKGLGLNAQVCGLARVLQEDLDAALDSDVDYIHTFIGTSPLHREYKLHMNQEEILTKSVEAVEYIKDHGIIAEFSAEDATRTEFDFLKNIYTAVEDAGADVINVPDTVGVMVPAAMRQLVNDLKNVINIPISVHCHDDFGLAVANSLAAVEAGAQQVHATINGLGERAGNTSLEEVVMALMATYGVKTNITTELLVGTSELVSRITGVKMPPNKAIVGENAFAHEAGIHVHGVLQKAETYEPMKPEMVGHTRRIVMGKHTGARAIRSKLDDYDIEMDENQFCSLYDQVKKLGDKGKMITDADLQALAETVLGKPKEEKVKLEGFTVMTGDNVLPTATVKLNMDGKIKTAAKTGVGPVDAAINAIQDLVRETADIELKEYHIEAITGGTNALAEVFVIMADGEGNSATGRSTVEDVVMASVEAVLDAINKILIAR from the coding sequence ATGTACATAGATAAAGTAAAAAAAGAAATGAAAATACCTGAAAAGGTGCGAATATTCGACACCACCCTCCGTGACGGTGAACAAACACCAGGGGTGGCCATAACGCCAGACGAAAAGATAAGAATAGCCAAGAGGCTGGATCGTCTGGGAGTGGATGTTATAGAAGTGGGTTTCCCAGCCTCATCGCTGGGGGAGCAGAAGGCTGCCCGGGAAATCAAAGGTCTGGGACTGAATGCACAAGTATGTGGTTTGGCAAGAGTACTGCAGGAAGACTTAGACGCAGCCCTGGACTCTGACGTGGATTACATTCACACCTTCATTGGCACATCTCCTTTACACAGGGAGTACAAGTTACATATGAATCAGGAAGAAATTCTGACTAAATCAGTGGAAGCTGTGGAGTACATTAAAGATCATGGTATCATAGCCGAGTTTTCAGCAGAAGATGCCACTCGAACTGAATTTGACTTTTTGAAAAACATCTACACTGCGGTGGAGGATGCAGGAGCAGATGTAATCAATGTACCGGACACAGTGGGAGTCATGGTCCCGGCAGCAATGCGACAACTGGTAAACGACCTCAAAAATGTGATAAACATCCCCATCAGTGTGCACTGTCATGATGACTTTGGCCTGGCAGTTGCCAACAGCCTGGCAGCAGTGGAAGCCGGAGCCCAACAAGTCCACGCCACCATCAACGGCTTAGGGGAACGGGCAGGAAACACCTCCTTGGAAGAGGTGGTCATGGCCCTCATGGCCACTTACGGTGTCAAAACTAATATAACCACAGAACTCTTAGTGGGAACCTCAGAACTGGTATCAAGAATCACCGGGGTGAAAATGCCCCCTAACAAGGCCATTGTGGGAGAAAACGCATTTGCCCATGAAGCCGGAATACATGTTCATGGGGTGTTACAGAAGGCTGAAACCTACGAACCAATGAAACCGGAGATGGTAGGACACACTCGCCGTATAGTCATGGGAAAACACACCGGAGCCCGGGCCATAAGATCCAAACTCGATGATTATGATATTGAGATGGATGAAAACCAGTTCTGCAGCCTGTACGACCAGGTGAAGAAGCTGGGGGACAAGGGCAAAATGATCACCGACGCAGATCTCCAGGCACTGGCTGAAACAGTTTTAGGAAAACCTAAGGAAGAAAAGGTCAAACTGGAAGGCTTCACAGTGATGACTGGTGATAATGTACTTCCCACAGCCACAGTTAAACTAAACATGGATGGTAAGATAAAAACCGCTGCAAAAACAGGTGTGGGTCCAGTTGATGCTGCCATTAATGCAATACAGGACCTAGTTAGGGAAACTGCTGATATTGAACTTAAAGAATACCATATTGAAGCAATAACTGGTGGTACCAATGCCCTGGCCGAGGTGTTTGTAATAATGGCTGATGGTGAAGGTAACAGTGCCACTGGACGTTCAACTGTGGAAGATGTGGTTATGGCCAGTGTTGAAGCTGTTTTAGATGCGATTAACAAAATTCTGATTGCAAGATAG
- a CDS encoding DUF63 family protein: protein MVLDQVIQYIQENFVYLHPGYTTFNTIVFGIILGLVILLIIRMFRWIDKDPKDLFIPLIPFIFFGSSARALVDNGIYPLTYILVTPGIYILTGLTAIFTLLASVLIERKIGWDYRYIIFAVGAAICLPNIYYTQHLNPVVVFQVLGSWALVSAPFVLLGMKWSLLKNKFNLGVLLAHLLDASSTFIAVDYYGYGEQHVLPNALTQMVDSAIVMFPLKIAVILPALYIIDTYVEDKTIRNMLKLAIFILGLAPGIRNFLSLAMGT, encoded by the coding sequence ATGGTTCTTGATCAAGTCATACAGTACATCCAGGAGAACTTTGTCTACCTGCACCCCGGTTACACCACATTCAATACCATTGTTTTTGGTATTATCCTGGGTCTGGTAATTCTCCTAATCATAAGGATGTTCCGTTGGATAGATAAAGACCCAAAAGACCTTTTTATACCATTAATTCCATTCATATTCTTTGGATCCAGTGCCCGGGCCCTGGTGGATAATGGCATATATCCCTTAACCTACATCCTGGTAACTCCAGGCATATACATATTAACTGGTTTAACAGCCATATTCACCCTTTTAGCATCGGTTTTAATTGAACGCAAGATTGGCTGGGATTATCGCTACATCATATTTGCAGTGGGCGCAGCAATATGTCTACCCAATATCTATTACACTCAACACCTCAATCCTGTGGTAGTATTCCAAGTGCTTGGATCATGGGCTTTAGTTTCTGCTCCATTTGTACTACTGGGTATGAAATGGAGTCTTTTAAAGAATAAATTTAATTTAGGTGTTCTTTTAGCTCATTTACTTGATGCCAGTTCCACTTTTATTGCGGTGGATTATTATGGTTATGGTGAGCAGCACGTCCTGCCCAATGCCCTCACCCAGATGGTGGACAGTGCCATTGTAATGTTTCCCCTTAAAATAGCAGTGATACTGCCTGCCCTCTATATTATCGACACCTATGTGGAAGATAAGACCATTAGGAACATGTTAAAACTGGCTATATTTATTTTGGGACTGGCACCGGGTATCAGGAACTTCCTGAGCCTGGCCATGGGTACCTGA
- a CDS encoding PHP domain-containing protein: MIIDPHIHSTCSGDSTATVKDIIKHSRKIGLDAIAIADHNTLRGSEIALKDFGRMDDLVIIPAMEVSTSKGHIVALGISEEIPKGISPEETVELIRVQGGIAVAAHPFVTYREGLFTNVKFVDVDAMETLNSRYIFGYSNWRAKNMAKERNIPQIGASDAHFLGAIGSCVTEVEADFSVDGIIKGILSGKTNVFGDRTPLPLILKEVINKKIRRL, encoded by the coding sequence ATGATTATTGACCCTCACATTCACAGCACCTGTTCTGGAGACTCCACTGCCACGGTGAAAGATATTATTAAGCATTCTCGCAAAATTGGCCTGGATGCAATTGCAATTGCTGATCACAACACTCTTAGGGGTTCTGAGATTGCTTTAAAAGATTTTGGCAGAATGGATGATCTGGTGATCATACCGGCCATGGAAGTTTCCACCAGTAAGGGACACATTGTGGCCCTGGGTATCAGTGAAGAAATACCAAAAGGAATCTCCCCTGAGGAAACAGTGGAACTCATACGTGTTCAGGGAGGGATTGCAGTAGCAGCACACCCATTCGTAACTTACCGGGAAGGATTGTTCACCAATGTGAAATTTGTGGATGTGGATGCCATGGAAACCCTTAACTCTCGTTATATATTTGGATACTCCAACTGGCGAGCTAAGAACATGGCTAAAGAAAGGAACATTCCTCAGATTGGTGCAAGTGACGCACACTTTTTAGGAGCTATTGGTAGCTGTGTCACGGAGGTGGAAGCAGATTTCTCAGTGGATGGGATTATCAAGGGTATTCTTTCCGGGAAGACCAATGTTTTCGGAGACAGAACACCATTACCCCTTATCCTTAAAGAAGTTATTAACAAGAAGATCCGGAGACTTTGA
- a CDS encoding DUF1786 domain-containing protein, with protein sequence MKILAIDVGTGTQDIMLYDSYDSMENAVKMVLPSPTQIMANRIRKHHHDLFLSGETMGGGPINKAIKNHLDKGYRVVMTENSARTVRDDLERVRSTGVEIVPDTEKHPEIPELELKDVDLTAIQEALLNFDVELDFDCIGVAVQDHGYQAGTGDRNFRFQKIREKLNIPRTPEEFAYDGEAPEYFTRMQGVLRTLKGYEPVIMDSKFASICGATLDPLVSDMDKYVAIDVGNGHTLAASFMDGKIHGVFEHHTGILTPKRIEELVKRLSGGIITHEEVHDEHGHGAWVVDAIDSYECVVATGPKRAILAKTDLNVHNAAPGGDVMMTGPAGLIKSIKSR encoded by the coding sequence ATGAAAATACTGGCAATCGATGTGGGTACCGGGACCCAGGACATAATGCTATATGATTCTTATGACTCTATGGAGAATGCAGTGAAGATGGTTCTTCCTTCTCCTACTCAAATAATGGCCAACAGGATAAGAAAACATCACCATGATCTGTTTTTAAGTGGAGAAACCATGGGTGGGGGACCTATCAATAAAGCCATAAAAAATCATCTTGATAAAGGTTATCGGGTGGTGATGACTGAGAATTCGGCCAGAACAGTCCGGGATGACCTGGAAAGGGTAAGGTCTACTGGGGTGGAAATTGTTCCGGACACTGAAAAACATCCTGAAATTCCAGAATTAGAGCTTAAAGATGTTGATTTAACTGCAATCCAGGAAGCTTTATTAAATTTTGATGTGGAACTTGACTTCGACTGTATTGGGGTGGCAGTGCAGGACCATGGTTACCAGGCAGGAACTGGTGACCGAAACTTCCGTTTCCAGAAGATAAGGGAGAAACTTAACATTCCACGGACACCAGAAGAGTTCGCCTATGATGGGGAAGCCCCAGAATATTTCACCCGTATGCAGGGGGTTCTTAGAACATTAAAAGGTTATGAACCAGTTATAATGGACTCTAAATTTGCTTCAATTTGCGGAGCAACTCTGGATCCTCTTGTCAGTGACATGGATAAGTATGTGGCTATTGATGTAGGCAACGGGCATACACTGGCGGCATCTTTCATGGATGGGAAAATTCACGGAGTTTTCGAACATCATACTGGTATTTTAACTCCTAAACGGATAGAAGAACTTGTGAAACGATTATCTGGAGGTATTATCACTCATGAGGAGGTTCATGATGAACATGGTCATGGGGCATGGGTGGTGGATGCAATAGACTCCTATGAATGTGTGGTTGCCACAGGACCAAAGCGCGCTATACTGGCTAAAACAGATTTGAATGTGCACAACGCTGCTCCAGGGGGCGATGTGATGATGACTGGACCTGCAGGACTTATAAAATCCATTAAATCGAGATAG